In Drosophila nasuta strain 15112-1781.00 chromosome 2R, ASM2355853v1, whole genome shotgun sequence, a single genomic region encodes these proteins:
- the LOC132786541 gene encoding C-type lectin 37Db-like translates to MKILFVLLIFALASSASEIKSYRIMSERATWIESVHYCRRMSGELVVIESQDELNRLSNYLQNQGYGESDLFWTSGNDYISRGKFYSITTGNLLPFTEWCRGQPDNYGGNERCVHLYFQDGSYKMNDLVCEDKAKAICERYVKTYI, encoded by the exons ATGAAGATTTTATTTGTGCTCTTAATTTTTGCATTAGCAAGTTCTGCCTCTGAAA TAAAGTCATATCGGATTATGAGTGAACGTGCAACTTGGATTGAAAGTGTTCACTATTGCCGAAGAATGAGCGGAGAATTGGTCGTCATTGAATCCCAAGATGAATTAAATAGGCTTTCCAATTACCTACAAAACCAAGGCTATGGTGAAAGCGATCTGTTCTGGACATCGGGCAATGATTATATTTCACGTGGTAAATTTTATTCTATAACTACGGGAAATCTCTTGCCGTTTACGGAATGGTGTCGTGGCCAACCTGATAATTACGGTGGTAATGAGCGTTGTGTGCACTTATATTTTCAAGATGGATCGTATAAAATGAACGATTTGGTTTGTGAGGACAAAGCTAAAGCCATATGCGAACGCTATGTTAAAACTTATATCTAG